The following proteins are encoded in a genomic region of Mycobacterium sp. 155:
- a CDS encoding DUF3349 domain-containing protein gives MNTFLAKIAAWLKSGYPEGVPDADRVPLLALLSRRLTNEEVKAVARDLVDRGEFDHVDIGVLITQITDELPRAEDIERVRERLAARGWPLDDARDHETGEDSADGQEGSA, from the coding sequence GTGAATACCTTTCTCGCCAAGATCGCGGCTTGGCTCAAGTCCGGTTATCCCGAAGGAGTGCCCGATGCCGACCGGGTGCCGCTACTGGCTCTGCTGTCCCGGCGTCTGACCAACGAGGAGGTGAAGGCCGTCGCCCGTGACCTCGTCGACCGCGGCGAGTTCGATCACGTCGACATCGGGGTGCTGATCACGCAGATCACCGACGAGCTGCCGCGGGCCGAGGACATCGAACGGGTGCGTGAGCGCCTGGCCGCCAGGGGCTGGCCGCTCGACGATGCGCGCGACCATGAGACCGGTGAGGACTCCGCCGACGGACAAGAGGGGTCGGCATAG
- a CDS encoding GNAT family N-acetyltransferase — MHTDVLFCDTDLAARIERAETQLIVAATHAAGHRGANVLAVPVAGGYACCAEPYSPLNKVVGLGFDGVPDTALLGEVEHMMAARGAATQVELSTLADPAIAPLLTGRGYRLAGFENVLGRVVDGVEESVAGVEVRRADDLDAWVDVVVHGFAHPDGVGVPSHEEFPRDVIERVERDMEKAGAAAYIALCDGVVAGGGSARFADGIAQLTGAATAPAYRRRGVQAALLAARLADAEAAGCEIAVVTTAPGSQSQQNVQRRGFQLLYTRAILLKPPA; from the coding sequence GTGCACACCGACGTACTCTTCTGCGACACCGACCTGGCGGCCCGTATCGAGCGAGCCGAGACACAGCTGATCGTCGCGGCCACGCACGCGGCGGGTCATCGCGGCGCGAACGTACTCGCGGTGCCGGTGGCCGGCGGGTACGCGTGTTGTGCCGAACCGTATTCGCCGCTGAACAAGGTGGTGGGGTTGGGTTTCGATGGTGTGCCCGACACCGCACTGCTCGGTGAGGTCGAACACATGATGGCCGCCCGCGGCGCTGCCACCCAGGTGGAGCTGTCGACGCTGGCGGATCCGGCGATTGCGCCGTTGTTGACCGGCCGCGGTTACCGGCTGGCCGGATTCGAGAATGTTCTGGGCCGAGTGGTGGACGGCGTTGAGGAGTCGGTGGCCGGTGTCGAGGTCCGGCGCGCCGACGACCTCGACGCGTGGGTGGACGTGGTGGTGCACGGGTTCGCCCACCCAGACGGGGTCGGGGTGCCCAGTCATGAGGAATTCCCACGCGATGTCATCGAGCGGGTCGAACGTGACATGGAAAAGGCCGGCGCCGCAGCGTATATCGCGCTGTGCGACGGCGTGGTGGCCGGGGGTGGCAGCGCCCGGTTCGCCGACGGGATCGCCCAGCTCACCGGCGCTGCCACCGCACCGGCCTACCGGCGCCGCGGCGTGCAGGCCGCGCTGCTCGCTGCCCGGCTCGCCGACGCCGAGGCCGCCGGCTGCGAGATCGCTGTCGTCACCACGGCTCCCGGCTCGCAATCTCAGCAGAATGTGCAGCGGCGCGGCTTCCAGTTGCTCTATACCCGGGCGATTCTGCTGAAACCACCTGCCTAG
- a CDS encoding class I SAM-dependent methyltransferase produces the protein MHGQLYDRALDGEQCWIRRADGGTRYLPVCSWLGGPRANGRFDSRFDETIVNLCSGPTLDLGCGPGRLVAGLVRRGLPALGVDLSRTAVELARGSGAPVLCRDLFAPLPGTGRWQTVLLADGNVGLGGDPWRVLQRAGELLGRSGRCLVEFDTAATGVDAAWVRLESARSIGPWFRWATVGLDCAARLARDVGLTVTAIHPVGDRVIAALEAP, from the coding sequence ATGCACGGACAGCTCTACGACCGGGCGCTTGACGGGGAACAGTGCTGGATCCGGCGCGCCGACGGCGGCACGCGGTATCTGCCGGTGTGCAGCTGGCTGGGCGGGCCCAGGGCAAACGGCCGCTTCGACAGCAGGTTTGACGAAACCATCGTGAACCTGTGCTCCGGGCCGACGCTCGATCTCGGCTGCGGACCGGGACGGTTGGTCGCGGGCCTGGTGCGGCGGGGGCTGCCCGCCCTCGGCGTGGACTTGTCCCGCACCGCCGTCGAATTGGCCCGCGGCAGTGGCGCACCGGTGCTGTGCCGAGATCTGTTCGCGCCGCTGCCCGGGACCGGCCGCTGGCAGACGGTGCTGCTGGCCGACGGTAACGTCGGGCTCGGCGGCGACCCGTGGCGGGTGCTGCAGCGAGCCGGTGAGCTGCTCGGCCGAAGCGGCCGATGTCTGGTCGAGTTCGATACCGCGGCAACGGGAGTCGATGCGGCATGGGTCCGGTTGGAGTCGGCGCGCAGCATCGGCCCCTGGTTCCGTTGGGCGACCGTAGGTTTGGACTGTGCGGCTCGGCTCGCCCGCGATGTCGGCCTGACGGTGACGGCCATCCATCCTGTGGGTGATCGGGTGATCGCGGCCTTGGAGGCGCCATGA
- the menE gene encoding o-succinylbenzoate--CoA ligase produces the protein MRPIGVGTTAPLLPVLEAVLAGGDSAILPVPADDERQTALLTTALRAGSPIDDDVAVVVSTSGTTGIPKGALLTASALRASADATHRRLGGPGHWLSALPGYHIAGLQVLVRSIVAGTTPIAITPSFDVGDLPRAVAAMGSGQRYASLVAVQLDKALRDAEAAAALAALDAVLIGGGPMPAGVAERAAAAGVTVVRTYGMSETAGGCVYDGVPLDGVSVRIDDGRILLGGATLAKGYRNPVRTRGAMGSSPNPFAEPGWFRTDDLGVVDDAGVLRVLGRVDDAISTGGLTVLPQLVESALATHPAIAECAVFGVADERLGQRVVAAVVLASATTPTLTELRAHIAQTLDPTAAPREIHVVDELPRRGIGKLDRRALATRFG, from the coding sequence CTGCGCCCGATCGGTGTCGGCACCACCGCTCCGCTGCTGCCGGTCCTGGAGGCCGTTCTGGCCGGCGGGGATTCGGCGATCCTTCCGGTGCCCGCCGACGACGAACGCCAAACAGCGCTGCTGACAACGGCTTTACGCGCCGGTTCGCCGATCGACGACGATGTCGCGGTGGTGGTGTCGACATCAGGCACCACCGGTATTCCCAAGGGAGCCCTGCTGACCGCGTCGGCACTGCGGGCGAGCGCCGACGCGACCCACCGACGTCTGGGTGGGCCTGGGCACTGGTTGTCGGCACTGCCGGGCTATCACATCGCGGGGCTGCAGGTCCTGGTTCGCAGCATCGTCGCAGGCACCACACCGATAGCCATCACCCCGTCGTTCGATGTCGGTGATCTACCCCGTGCGGTCGCAGCGATGGGCTCCGGGCAGCGGTACGCGTCGCTGGTGGCGGTGCAGCTGGACAAAGCCCTGCGGGATGCCGAGGCGGCAGCGGCACTGGCCGCCCTGGACGCCGTGCTGATCGGCGGCGGCCCCATGCCCGCCGGGGTCGCCGAACGCGCTGCCGCGGCCGGTGTCACGGTGGTGCGCACCTACGGCATGAGCGAGACCGCGGGCGGCTGCGTCTACGACGGGGTGCCGCTGGACGGGGTGTCGGTGCGCATCGATGACGGCCGGATTCTGCTCGGCGGGGCAACGCTGGCCAAGGGGTACCGCAACCCGGTACGGACGCGAGGAGCAATGGGCTCAAGCCCCAACCCGTTCGCCGAACCAGGCTGGTTCCGCACCGACGACCTCGGGGTCGTGGACGACGCGGGGGTGCTGCGGGTCCTGGGCCGGGTCGACGACGCGATCAGCACAGGCGGGCTGACCGTGCTGCCGCAGCTGGTGGAGTCGGCGTTGGCCACCCACCCGGCCATCGCCGAATGCGCGGTGTTCGGTGTCGCCGACGAACGCCTCGGCCAGCGGGTGGTCGCAGCGGTGGTGCTGGCCTCGGCCACCACTCCGACGCTGACCGAACTGCGCGCCCACATCGCGCAGACGCTGGACCCGACGGCGGCGCCGCGCGAAATCCACGTCGTGGACGAACTGCCCCGGCGCGGTATCGGCAAGCTCGACCGCCGAGCGCTGGCGACCCGGTTCGGCTGA
- a CDS encoding DUF5666 domain-containing protein, which translates to MVITPRTSRYAVVALAGFAAFSLAACGSSSTSSAPSSAASGSTSTSAAASPTPPGGGHNGKDRVAGLVSAVSGGTVNVTGRQGPATVNITGSTRIAQLSAAQLSDITPGECIWVHPTKDSTEPTVTAGAVLVGQPAGNQCGHKGGNQHHGVTGTVTSVNGNSIVVTAADNSTATVTVTANTRYEKRSDADASAVTTGVCLAARGTKGSDGVLQATGATVRPATNGSCPGVPRG; encoded by the coding sequence ATGGTCATCACACCTCGCACATCGCGCTACGCCGTTGTCGCTCTTGCCGGATTCGCCGCGTTCTCGTTGGCCGCATGCGGATCGTCGAGCACGTCGTCTGCTCCGAGTTCGGCGGCCAGCGGCTCTACGTCGACGTCCGCCGCTGCCAGCCCCACGCCGCCAGGCGGCGGCCACAACGGCAAGGACCGGGTGGCCGGGCTGGTCAGCGCCGTGTCAGGTGGCACAGTGAACGTGACGGGACGGCAGGGTCCGGCCACCGTGAACATCACCGGATCGACACGCATCGCCCAACTCAGTGCCGCACAGCTGAGCGACATCACGCCGGGCGAGTGCATCTGGGTCCACCCCACCAAGGACAGCACCGAGCCCACGGTCACGGCAGGCGCAGTCCTCGTCGGTCAACCCGCCGGGAACCAATGCGGGCACAAAGGCGGCAATCAGCACCACGGCGTCACCGGAACCGTCACCTCGGTGAACGGCAACTCGATCGTGGTCACCGCGGCCGACAACAGCACCGCCACAGTGACCGTCACAGCCAACACTCGGTACGAAAAGCGGTCCGACGCAGACGCTTCGGCAGTCACCACCGGCGTATGCCTGGCAGCCCGCGGCACCAAGGGCAGCGACGGCGTCCTGCAAGCCACCGGCGCGACTGTGCGGCCGGCCACGAACGGCAGCTGCCCAGGCGTGCCGCGAGGGTGA
- a CDS encoding inorganic phosphate transporter, with the protein MSAELIILVLLIATALAFDFTNGFHDTGNAMATSIATGALKPKTAVILAGVLNLVGAFLSVEVAVTVTTSVIKVQDSKTGHLLPSISSSTGLTIIFAGLIGGILWNLLTWLFGIPSSSSHALFGGLIGAGLAALGSAGVNWSGVISKVLIPAVASPVIAGIIAAVGTWLVYRITRNVVKKRREQGFRWGQIATASLVALAHGTNDAQKTMGVIALALITTGHLTGDVKKDGLPFWIILSCALAIGLGTYIGGWRVIRTLGKGLVEIESPQGFAAEASSAVVILSSSAAGMALSTTHVATGSILGSGVGKPGAEVRWAVAGRMALAWLVTLPAAAIVGALSFWLSEGVESLTGSALAGDGLIFVILVALSGYMWWRAQQQKVDHKNVNADWDDTTNSVVPAEVRGAAKSGDKAAV; encoded by the coding sequence ATGAGCGCAGAGCTGATCATCCTGGTGTTGTTGATAGCAACAGCACTGGCCTTCGACTTCACCAACGGCTTTCACGACACCGGTAACGCCATGGCGACTTCGATCGCTACGGGTGCACTCAAGCCCAAGACGGCTGTCATCCTCGCCGGTGTCCTCAACCTGGTCGGCGCGTTCCTGTCAGTCGAGGTCGCTGTCACTGTCACCACCTCGGTGATCAAGGTGCAGGACAGCAAGACCGGTCACCTGCTGCCGTCGATCTCCTCGTCGACCGGTCTCACCATCATCTTCGCCGGCCTCATCGGTGGCATCCTGTGGAACCTGCTCACCTGGCTCTTCGGTATCCCGTCCAGCTCGTCGCATGCGCTCTTCGGCGGTCTGATCGGTGCCGGCCTGGCTGCGCTGGGCAGTGCGGGCGTCAACTGGAGCGGCGTCATCTCCAAGGTGCTCATCCCGGCTGTTGCCTCGCCCGTCATCGCAGGAATCATCGCCGCGGTCGGAACCTGGCTGGTGTATCGCATCACCCGAAACGTGGTGAAGAAGCGTCGTGAACAGGGCTTCCGCTGGGGGCAGATCGCCACCGCCTCACTGGTCGCGTTGGCTCACGGCACCAATGACGCGCAGAAGACCATGGGTGTCATCGCGCTGGCTCTCATCACCACCGGCCACTTGACGGGCGATGTGAAGAAGGACGGCCTGCCGTTCTGGATCATCCTGTCGTGTGCGCTCGCCATCGGCCTGGGCACCTACATCGGTGGCTGGCGCGTCATCCGCACCCTCGGCAAGGGGCTGGTCGAGATCGAGTCCCCGCAGGGCTTCGCGGCTGAGGCCTCCTCGGCAGTGGTCATCCTGAGTTCGTCGGCCGCCGGCATGGCCCTGTCGACCACCCACGTTGCGACCGGTTCGATCCTCGGTAGCGGTGTGGGCAAGCCCGGAGCCGAGGTGCGGTGGGCGGTCGCCGGGCGCATGGCTCTGGCCTGGCTGGTCACACTGCCTGCCGCGGCCATCGTCGGGGCGCTGTCCTTCTGGCTGTCCGAGGGTGTCGAGTCGCTGACCGGTTCGGCCCTGGCCGGTGACGGCCTCATCTTCGTCATCCTGGTGGCGCTGTCCGGCTACATGTGGTGGCGTGCCCAGCAGCAGAAGGTCGATCACAAGAACGTGAACGCCGATTGGGACGATACGACCAACTCCGTGGTGCCCGCCGAGGTCCGTGGTGCCGCCAAAAGCGGCGACAAAGCCGCCGTCTGA
- a CDS encoding DUF2064 domain-containing protein: MKPVVVLVVAKAPVPGLAKTRLAAGIGAEAAAEIAAAALLDTLDAAAAAAVQTRVVALTGDLERARCGREIRDRLADFIVVPQRGENFAERLANAHADAAAATGLPVLQIGMDTPQVTAALLDKCGQALEDADAVLGMARDGGWWVLGVQDSRTAACLADVEMSTSQTGAETLAALHHIGATVVLAAELADFDTVDDIGEVRRACRPESRFVRATRGL; this comes from the coding sequence GTGAAACCCGTTGTGGTGCTAGTGGTTGCCAAGGCGCCGGTTCCGGGGTTGGCGAAGACCCGGCTGGCCGCGGGTATCGGTGCCGAGGCCGCCGCCGAAATCGCTGCCGCGGCGCTGCTGGACACCCTCGACGCGGCGGCCGCTGCCGCTGTCCAGACCCGCGTGGTGGCCCTGACCGGTGACCTCGAGCGGGCCCGCTGCGGCCGTGAGATACGTGACCGGTTGGCCGATTTCATCGTCGTACCGCAGCGCGGCGAGAATTTTGCCGAACGGCTGGCCAACGCTCACGCCGACGCCGCCGCGGCGACCGGGCTGCCGGTGCTGCAGATCGGGATGGACACGCCGCAGGTGACCGCGGCGTTACTGGACAAGTGCGGGCAAGCGTTGGAGGACGCCGACGCGGTGCTCGGAATGGCCCGCGACGGCGGTTGGTGGGTACTCGGTGTGCAGGACAGCCGCACGGCGGCGTGCCTGGCCGACGTCGAGATGTCGACGTCGCAAACCGGCGCGGAAACCCTTGCCGCACTTCACCACATCGGTGCGACAGTGGTCCTGGCCGCCGAGCTGGCCGACTTCGACACGGTCGACGACATCGGCGAGGTGCGCCGGGCCTGCCGTCCCGAAAGTCGATTCGTCCGAGCGACCCGGGGGTTATGA
- a CDS encoding response regulator transcription factor: protein MTRVLIADDDTVVRDMVRRYLERDGLDVSVAHDGTEALRLLNTMQIDIAVLDVMMPGSDGLSLCRDLRRDGDYSMPVILLTALGEEDDRIAGLEAGADDYLTKPFSPRELALRVRSLLRRSSGPVGAVPVELAVDDLHVSTAARSVTLAGRPVSLTNREFDLLVFLLTNSDTVFSREDLLKRVWRWDFGDLSTVTVHIKRLRSKLGDQHRIQTVWGRGYLWSGDERLREDQRT from the coding sequence ATGACCCGGGTACTCATCGCCGACGATGACACCGTGGTGCGCGACATGGTGCGGCGCTATCTGGAACGCGATGGGCTCGACGTCTCGGTCGCGCACGACGGTACCGAAGCCCTGCGGCTGCTGAACACCATGCAGATCGACATCGCGGTACTCGACGTGATGATGCCGGGTTCCGACGGCCTGTCGCTGTGCCGTGATCTGCGCCGCGACGGCGACTACAGCATGCCGGTGATCCTGCTGACCGCGCTCGGCGAGGAGGACGACCGCATCGCCGGGCTGGAGGCCGGCGCCGACGACTATCTGACCAAGCCGTTCAGCCCCCGCGAACTGGCGTTGCGGGTGCGCTCGCTGCTGCGGCGCAGCTCCGGGCCGGTCGGGGCGGTGCCCGTGGAACTCGCCGTCGACGATCTGCACGTATCGACCGCAGCACGGTCGGTCACGTTGGCGGGACGGCCGGTCAGCCTGACCAACCGCGAATTCGACCTGCTGGTGTTCCTGTTGACCAACAGCGACACCGTGTTCTCCCGCGAGGATCTGCTCAAACGGGTGTGGCGCTGGGACTTCGGCGACCTGTCCACGGTCACGGTGCATATCAAGCGGTTACGGTCCAAGCTCGGCGATCAACACCGGATCCAGACGGTGTGGGGACGAGGCTACCTGTGGAGTGGTGATGAGCGCTTGCGCGAAGATCAGAGGACGTAG
- a CDS encoding DUF3349 domain-containing protein, whose translation MTETTGVVDNVLGWLHQGYPDGVPPKDYFPLLALLKRTLTEDEIIKAAQTILRSSDGDIPVTEDEIHRAIQQVTEKEPNPEEINQVASRLASVGWPLAAPRS comes from the coding sequence ATGACTGAAACCACCGGTGTCGTCGACAACGTCCTGGGCTGGCTGCACCAGGGTTACCCGGACGGCGTGCCGCCGAAGGACTACTTTCCGCTGCTGGCGCTGCTGAAGCGCACGTTGACAGAGGACGAGATCATCAAGGCCGCACAGACGATCCTGCGGTCCAGTGATGGTGATATCCCGGTGACGGAGGACGAGATTCACCGCGCCATCCAGCAGGTCACCGAGAAGGAGCCGAATCCCGAGGAGATCAATCAGGTGGCGTCGAGGCTGGCCTCGGTCGGCTGGCCGCTGGCCGCGCCGAGAAGCTGA
- a CDS encoding glycosyltransferase family 2 protein: MAPESALVTVVLPCLDEEQSLPGVLAALPDGYRPLVVDNNSTDRTAEVARSLGAPVVAEPRPGYGSAVHAGVVAAATPIVAVLDADGSLDPRELPALVAELDNGADLVIGRRRPAAGLRWPWHARLGTAAVCWRLRRRYRLPVHDIAPMRVARRDALIGLGVTDRRSGYPLELLVRAAQAGWRVVERDVTYGPRTGGQSKVSGSVRGSVIAAVDFWRAIT; encoded by the coding sequence ATGGCCCCCGAATCGGCCCTCGTCACCGTGGTGCTGCCCTGCCTGGACGAGGAGCAGTCGCTGCCTGGTGTGCTGGCCGCGCTGCCGGACGGGTACCGCCCATTGGTCGTCGACAACAACAGCACGGACCGTACGGCAGAGGTGGCCCGCTCGCTCGGCGCGCCGGTGGTGGCTGAGCCACGACCAGGGTATGGCTCTGCGGTGCACGCGGGGGTGGTCGCGGCCGCGACACCGATCGTCGCGGTGCTCGACGCCGACGGCTCGCTGGATCCGCGGGAACTTCCGGCGCTCGTCGCCGAACTGGATAACGGCGCCGACCTGGTGATCGGCCGGCGCCGGCCGGCCGCCGGGTTGCGCTGGCCCTGGCATGCCCGCCTCGGCACGGCGGCGGTGTGCTGGCGGTTGCGGCGGCGGTACCGGCTGCCGGTGCACGACATCGCGCCGATGCGAGTGGCCCGCCGTGACGCCCTGATCGGTCTCGGGGTGACGGATCGCCGGTCGGGCTACCCGCTGGAGCTGTTGGTCCGCGCGGCGCAGGCCGGTTGGCGCGTGGTCGAGCGTGACGTGACCTACGGGCCGCGCACCGGAGGCCAGTCCAAGGTGAGTGGATCGGTGCGGGGCAGTGTCATTGCCGCAGTGGATTTCTGGCGGGCGATCACGTGA
- a CDS encoding NAD(P)-dependent oxidoreductase codes for MRVLLTGAAGFIGSRTWAALRAAGHEVIAVDTMLAAAHGPGAEAPPQCHVVDIRDGSALKPLLDGVDVVCHQAAVVGAGVDAADAPSYAGHNDYGTAVLLAEMYAAGCTSLVLASSMVVYGQGGYDCPEHGPVDPTPRTKADLDGGVFEHRCPIGGEPLRWRLVGEDAPLRPRSLYAASKTAQEHFALAWAEAGAGSVVALRYHNVYGPNMPRDTPYSGVAAIFRSQLEAGQRPRVFEDGGQMRDFVHVDDVAAANVAAVGAGLDGFNAFNVCSGRPISILEVATRLCETRGVDKPIVTGQYRSGDVRHIVASPEQATRKLGFAAAIDPHEGLAEFAFAPLRT; via the coding sequence GTGAGGGTTCTGCTTACGGGCGCAGCAGGTTTCATCGGGTCCCGTACCTGGGCGGCCTTGCGGGCAGCAGGCCACGAGGTCATTGCCGTCGACACCATGCTGGCCGCCGCACATGGTCCCGGTGCCGAAGCCCCGCCGCAATGCCACGTGGTCGACATTCGCGACGGGTCCGCGCTCAAACCTCTGCTCGACGGCGTCGACGTGGTGTGTCACCAGGCAGCCGTGGTCGGCGCCGGGGTCGACGCGGCCGACGCCCCGTCCTATGCCGGCCACAACGACTACGGGACGGCCGTGCTGCTCGCCGAGATGTACGCCGCGGGTTGCACCAGTCTGGTACTGGCCTCGTCGATGGTGGTGTACGGGCAAGGCGGCTACGACTGTCCCGAGCACGGCCCGGTCGACCCGACACCACGCACCAAAGCCGATTTGGACGGCGGGGTGTTCGAGCACCGCTGCCCGATCGGCGGAGAACCGTTGCGGTGGCGCCTGGTCGGCGAGGACGCGCCGCTGCGTCCCCGCAGTCTCTACGCCGCCAGCAAGACCGCGCAGGAGCATTTCGCGCTGGCCTGGGCCGAGGCGGGCGCCGGGTCGGTGGTCGCGCTGCGCTATCACAACGTCTACGGGCCCAACATGCCGCGCGACACCCCGTACTCCGGGGTCGCGGCCATCTTCCGGTCACAGCTCGAAGCCGGCCAGCGGCCAAGGGTTTTCGAGGACGGCGGGCAGATGCGCGACTTCGTCCACGTCGACGACGTCGCCGCCGCCAATGTCGCGGCGGTGGGCGCCGGGTTGGACGGGTTCAACGCGTTCAACGTGTGCTCGGGCCGGCCGATCTCGATTTTGGAGGTGGCGACGCGGCTGTGCGAGACCCGCGGCGTGGACAAGCCCATCGTCACCGGCCAGTACCGCAGCGGCGACGTCCGGCACATCGTGGCCTCACCGGAGCAGGCGACCCGAAAACTGGGCTTCGCGGCCGCGATCGATCCACACGAGGGGCTGGCTGAGTTCGCGTTCGCGCCGCTGCGGACGTGA
- a CDS encoding molybdopterin-dependent oxidoreductase, translating to MRGVVTVRGTAVTVRVGAALGVAVVVCFVTGLISHFIQHPQPWFFWPTRPVWLYRLTQGLHVISGIAAIPLLVVKLWSVWPKLFERPLIGGLGRQVERLSILVLVGAMLFQLSTGLMNIAQWYAFKFFFTTAHYAMAYVATGAVLVHLAVKLPVIRVALDEPLERAAIGLTRRTVLRGTWLAVALATAVTAGQTVPLLRRVSVLAPRSGQGPQGVPVNRSAVAAGVLHSATSPDYRLTVTKGAVVRAFTIAELAALPQTTRRLPIACVEGWSVDADWTGVVLADLIATVGGVADSDVRMISLEPPGPYSRTVLPARHARDSATLIALRLNGQPLDLDHGYPCRLIAPSRPGVLQTKWLSRIEVVG from the coding sequence ATGAGAGGCGTCGTCACAGTGCGTGGAACCGCCGTGACCGTCCGCGTCGGGGCGGCGCTCGGCGTCGCGGTGGTGGTCTGCTTCGTGACGGGACTGATCAGCCATTTCATCCAGCATCCGCAGCCCTGGTTTTTCTGGCCCACCCGGCCGGTGTGGCTGTACCGGTTGACCCAGGGCCTGCACGTGATCTCGGGTATCGCCGCCATTCCGCTGCTGGTGGTCAAACTCTGGTCGGTGTGGCCGAAGCTGTTCGAGCGCCCGCTGATCGGCGGCCTGGGGCGCCAGGTGGAGCGGCTGTCGATCCTGGTTCTGGTCGGTGCCATGCTGTTTCAGCTGTCCACCGGGCTGATGAACATCGCGCAGTGGTACGCCTTCAAGTTCTTCTTCACCACCGCTCACTACGCCATGGCCTACGTCGCCACAGGTGCTGTGCTTGTTCATCTGGCGGTCAAACTGCCGGTGATCCGCGTGGCTCTGGATGAACCGCTCGAGCGGGCGGCCATCGGGCTCACCCGGCGCACCGTGCTGCGTGGCACCTGGCTTGCGGTGGCGCTGGCGACGGCCGTCACCGCGGGGCAGACGGTGCCGTTGCTGCGCCGCGTGTCGGTGCTGGCACCGCGATCCGGGCAAGGACCGCAGGGAGTTCCGGTGAACCGCTCGGCGGTCGCGGCCGGTGTGCTGCACAGCGCGACCTCGCCCGACTACCGGCTGACGGTGACGAAAGGCGCCGTGGTGCGGGCCTTCACCATCGCCGAGCTGGCCGCGTTGCCGCAGACCACCAGACGGCTGCCGATCGCGTGCGTCGAGGGCTGGAGCGTCGATGCGGACTGGACCGGCGTGGTCCTGGCCGATCTGATCGCCACGGTCGGCGGCGTCGCGGACTCCGATGTGCGGATGATCTCGCTCGAACCGCCGGGCCCCTATTCCCGCACGGTGCTGCCGGCTCGGCACGCCCGCGACAGCGCCACGCTGATCGCGTTGCGGCTCAACGGTCAACCCCTGGATCTCGACCACGGTTACCCGTGTCGGCTCATCGCCCCGAGCAGACCCGGTGTGCTGCAGACGAAATGGTTGTCACGGATCGAGGTGGTGGGATGA
- a CDS encoding cell wall metabolism sensor histidine kinase WalK yields the protein MQNLAEIIGWALACSLPVVLAGAIIIRFARSWSLAVSMVVLVLIPTLATFTGVLGASGFMITETFEQTAVVLVIVSVVTIPAAVMLARYQARRTVWEQEIRDSERAAEHSRRQLVAFVSHDLRTPLAGIRAVSEAIADGVVTDDEVRTQAKHIEQESIRLSEMVDDLFEMSKINAGSVQPLREQVALDEVVADVISTHRIAALHAGVRLTAELPPQPVQVLGSDRALVRVLSNLVANAIAHTPEGGSVTLALGSDADGAWAHVDDTGVGIDEADLPRVFDVAYRGSNGRVPRADSSLPSGSGLGLTIAAGLVQAHGGTLSARNLDTGARFEVRLPLAFDTAE from the coding sequence GTGCAGAACCTCGCTGAGATCATAGGGTGGGCCCTGGCCTGCTCGCTGCCTGTGGTGCTGGCCGGGGCGATCATCATCCGGTTCGCGCGGTCGTGGTCGCTCGCGGTGAGCATGGTGGTGCTGGTGCTGATCCCGACGCTGGCCACGTTCACCGGGGTGCTCGGCGCCAGCGGATTCATGATCACCGAGACCTTCGAGCAGACCGCCGTGGTGCTGGTGATCGTGTCGGTGGTGACCATCCCCGCGGCCGTCATGTTGGCCCGCTACCAGGCCCGCCGCACAGTGTGGGAACAGGAGATCCGCGATTCGGAACGCGCGGCCGAACATTCGCGCCGCCAGTTGGTCGCTTTCGTCAGCCACGACCTGCGTACCCCGCTGGCCGGTATCCGCGCGGTCTCCGAAGCCATCGCCGACGGCGTGGTCACCGACGATGAAGTCAGAACGCAGGCCAAACACATTGAGCAGGAATCGATCCGGCTCTCCGAGATGGTCGACGACCTGTTCGAGATGTCGAAGATCAACGCGGGTTCGGTGCAACCGTTGCGCGAGCAGGTGGCCCTGGACGAGGTGGTGGCCGACGTGATCTCGACCCACCGGATAGCGGCCCTACACGCGGGCGTGCGGTTGACCGCCGAACTCCCGCCGCAGCCCGTGCAGGTACTGGGCAGTGACCGTGCCCTGGTGCGGGTGCTGTCGAACCTGGTGGCCAACGCCATCGCGCACACACCCGAGGGCGGCAGCGTGACGCTGGCCCTCGGCTCGGACGCCGACGGCGCATGGGCACACGTCGACGACACCGGCGTGGGGATCGACGAGGCCGACCTGCCACGGGTTTTCGACGTCGCCTACCGCGGCTCCAACGGGCGTGTGCCACGCGCGGATTCGTCGCTGCCCAGCGGTTCGGGCCTCGGGCTGACCATCGCGGCGGGCCTGGTACAGGCGCACGGCGGCACACTGTCCGCACGCAATCTGGACACCGGGGCACGTTTCGAGGTGCGCTTGCCCTTGGCGTTCGACACCGCCGAGTAG